A genome region from Archaeoglobus fulgidus DSM 4304 includes the following:
- a CDS encoding FAD-dependent oxidoreductase: MKLFEPIEFGGMKVKNRIVMPAAELNYHTPDGRPTDRLLRFYEERAKGGIGFAVVGIAKIEPHFFGGIAAHSDEFIPDLKKIADVFHKYDVKCALQLWHPGRYEISFDPNRQPVAPSPIPPPIFTKRTPKELTKEEILQIEEEFADAAVRAKKAGFDAVELIGSAGYLISQFFSPATNKRTDEYGGSLENRTRFAVEIIQKIKEKCGESYPVMIRIPGDEFIEGGNTVREMKQIAKILEDAGVVAINVMAGWHESRKPLTTMLVPRGGFAYLAAEIKSAVSVPVIASHRINDPIVAEKILQEGKADMVAMLRALIADPELPKKAKEGRFDEIRYCVACNQGCMDMVMQAQPVTCLVNPIVGREAEFENLKAEKPKKVVIVGGGPGGCMAAEMLARKGHKVVLFEKTDKLGGQLNLAAKSPLGYEFAEVGKYFMNVLPKLGVEVRYNTEADAGKVLAENPDVAVIAVGASPLIPPIPGVENAVTAFDVLAGRAEVGNSVVVIGGGGVGCDVAAELANEGKKVTIVEMLPKIGQDIGISTRWTVLMYLKEKGVEMLTNTKAVEIKPNAVVVEQNGERKELQCDTAVIAVGTKPNNGLYDELQGKVSELYKIGDCVKPRKALDATREGADLALKV, translated from the coding sequence ATGAAGCTTTTCGAGCCAATCGAGTTTGGAGGAATGAAGGTAAAGAACCGCATTGTAATGCCTGCTGCTGAACTCAACTACCACACTCCCGATGGAAGACCTACTGACAGGCTTTTGAGATTCTACGAAGAGAGGGCGAAGGGAGGGATAGGTTTTGCGGTTGTAGGGATTGCCAAAATCGAACCCCACTTCTTTGGTGGAATAGCAGCACACTCCGACGAATTTATTCCAGACCTCAAGAAGATAGCCGACGTCTTCCACAAGTACGACGTGAAATGCGCTTTACAGCTATGGCACCCAGGCAGATACGAAATCTCCTTCGACCCCAACCGCCAACCAGTCGCCCCATCCCCCATACCACCACCAATCTTCACCAAGCGCACTCCCAAAGAGCTCACCAAAGAAGAAATCCTTCAAATCGAGGAGGAGTTTGCTGATGCAGCTGTGAGGGCGAAGAAAGCTGGCTTCGATGCTGTCGAGCTTATTGGTTCAGCAGGCTACCTCATTTCCCAGTTCTTCAGCCCCGCAACGAACAAAAGAACGGACGAGTATGGGGGCAGCTTGGAAAACCGCACGAGGTTTGCGGTTGAGATAATTCAAAAAATCAAGGAAAAGTGCGGAGAGAGCTATCCAGTAATGATACGAATCCCCGGAGACGAGTTCATCGAGGGAGGGAACACAGTCAGAGAAATGAAGCAGATTGCCAAAATATTGGAGGATGCAGGAGTTGTAGCAATCAACGTAATGGCGGGCTGGCACGAGTCCAGAAAGCCTTTGACAACAATGCTCGTTCCCAGAGGAGGTTTTGCTTACCTTGCAGCAGAGATAAAGAGCGCTGTAAGCGTTCCCGTTATCGCATCTCACCGCATCAATGATCCGATTGTGGCTGAAAAGATACTGCAGGAGGGCAAGGCAGATATGGTTGCAATGCTGAGAGCTTTGATTGCCGACCCTGAACTGCCGAAGAAGGCCAAGGAGGGAAGGTTTGATGAGATAAGGTATTGCGTGGCCTGCAACCAGGGCTGCATGGACATGGTTATGCAGGCTCAGCCAGTTACATGCCTCGTTAACCCCATAGTTGGAAGGGAGGCTGAGTTTGAAAATCTGAAAGCAGAAAAACCAAAGAAGGTTGTTATTGTCGGAGGTGGACCGGGAGGATGCATGGCTGCAGAGATGCTTGCAAGAAAGGGGCATAAGGTAGTTTTATTCGAGAAAACTGACAAATTGGGAGGGCAGCTCAACTTGGCTGCGAAGTCACCTTTGGGCTATGAATTTGCAGAAGTGGGCAAGTACTTCATGAACGTCCTGCCAAAGCTTGGGGTAGAGGTGAGATACAACACGGAGGCTGATGCGGGCAAAGTTTTAGCAGAGAACCCTGATGTTGCGGTAATAGCCGTTGGAGCTTCTCCTTTGATCCCACCAATTCCGGGAGTTGAGAATGCTGTAACAGCCTTCGATGTCCTCGCAGGAAGGGCAGAGGTTGGAAACAGTGTGGTGGTTATAGGCGGAGGAGGAGTTGGATGCGATGTTGCAGCAGAGCTTGCAAATGAGGGGAAGAAGGTTACAATTGTGGAGATGTTGCCGAAGATTGGCCAGGATATAGGCATCTCGACAAGATGGACCGTATTGATGTACCTGAAAGAGAAGGGAGTGGAGATGCTCACCAACACGAAGGCTGTTGAAATCAAGCCCAATGCAGTGGTTGTGGAGCAGAATGGTGAGAGGAAAGAGTTGCAGTGTGACACTGCTGTTATAGCTGTCGGTACAAAGCCGAACAATGGGCTGTATGACGAGCTTCAGGGCAAGGTTAGCGAGCTCTACAAGATTGGAGACTGCGTTAAGCCCAGAAAGGCTCTCGATGCAACAAGGGAGGGAGCTGATCTGGCTTTGAAGGTTTAG
- a CDS encoding PAS domain S-box protein, with the protein MDYMELVLENIRDGIFVIQNDVIVFATPSVKEAGYDISEVVGKKFIEFIWEGNREDVLKIIRSLTDGAECEIRALAKKKDGRAWIDARCKKVGEYLIVVARDVSRLVSLETLLRATLDMLRHSPSEIDEVENILREYFDDASFSEKIQDFKIKVGEVTVPVRFQDRVLGSLKIQLPDWFEVTAEDMELFNVLGECVAKNMIMLESRRIIRSSLVAIKAASENLALLVDRIRNPLAAINGFVEVKVGGDVYEKVHEQVMAIEEIVKTLDDEWEKVDRLADKLSEAFSVLEKLGTTESQKINKKRKT; encoded by the coding sequence ATGGATTACATGGAACTTGTTCTGGAGAACATTCGAGACGGTATTTTCGTCATTCAGAATGATGTAATCGTTTTCGCGACCCCTTCGGTAAAAGAGGCCGGATACGATATTTCAGAAGTTGTTGGTAAAAAATTTATTGAGTTCATCTGGGAGGGGAACAGAGAGGATGTTCTCAAAATCATCAGGTCCTTAACGGATGGGGCTGAATGTGAAATCAGAGCTCTGGCTAAGAAAAAAGATGGTAGGGCATGGATAGACGCCAGGTGCAAAAAGGTTGGAGAATACCTGATTGTTGTAGCTAGAGACGTTTCCAGGCTGGTCTCTCTTGAAACTCTGCTTAGAGCCACCTTGGACATGCTTAGGCATTCACCAAGCGAAATTGACGAAGTTGAGAACATTCTGCGTGAGTATTTTGATGATGCAAGCTTTTCAGAAAAAATTCAGGACTTCAAGATTAAAGTAGGTGAGGTCACAGTTCCCGTTAGGTTTCAGGACAGAGTGTTGGGGAGCCTCAAAATCCAGCTGCCAGACTGGTTTGAGGTCACCGCCGAGGACATGGAACTTTTCAACGTTTTAGGGGAGTGTGTAGCGAAAAACATGATCATGCTGGAGTCAAGGAGAATCATAAGAAGCTCTCTTGTAGCTATTAAGGCAGCTTCAGAGAACCTTGCTCTTCTTGTCGATAGGATAAGAAATCCCCTTGCCGCCATTAACGGTTTTGTGGAGGTAAAAGTAGGAGGAGACGTTTACGAAAAGGTTCATGAACAGGTTATGGCAATTGAGGAGATTGTGAAGACTCTCGATGACGAGTGGGAGAAGGTGGACAGGCTTGCAGATAAGCTCAGCGAAGCCTTTTCTGTTTTAGAAAAACTCGGAACGACTGAATCTCAGAAAATAAATAAAAAACGAAAAACCTAA
- a CDS encoding PAS domain S-box protein — protein sequence MDSESIEKIWEEWFKEVSKEFSPELRVVVKERIKGYIYALLSGEDSEKIVEQIDDELIERIIRSGSKPEDVVRRMELFANKLSEYEEFEKVAKNFARFVPALLRKMLGVYERILQEEQERRKRAERALRVLSKVNEAVTRASDEEELLKEVCRIIVEEGGYAYAWVGYAEKDKTVKPVAASGNDDYAWVIKVTWNDSETGRGPVGSSIRLRKTVVVRETDADESFKPWREEALKRGFRSVAAIPLHVENEVIGSLAIYAPEPDAFDEEELSLLEELAESLSNAIASLREKKEKEMLEKLYELVVENTGTAILVIENGKIVFANKEVEKLSGYSREELVGKPFTILLPEEDRKEILRIHKLRLADPESAPRQYEIKYVDKEGRIRYAIITATVIPGTKRVVVSLMDITEAKEMERKLKESEERYRAVFENSPLGIVLASVDTTILDCNNAALRMFGMRREDVIGKKWTELGLFDDAKLPEIMKEFYRGLSEEFRELDLEVNIGGKLKILKVFPVLLKKEGVPYTFLNIIEDITEKMIAERKLRDALESLQILRSVDLGIIEGKNLRDMLLEVAKVVRRKIGCDVIAIRVFGENGFVVSDPEIGRSVLEKIDAEKEVVVNILEKDDLNELEVELLKGGFARYVSIPLIARDEKVGVIFAASKGIEGKDIDFLKTTAGQLAIAIHEALLFEAKMKAYEQIEKNIEQFAILVDHIRNPLAAAQGYVEIFVENEEAKKKIKEQLDRVVELVEQLERGWVESEAIRDYLRREREERR from the coding sequence ATGGATAGTGAGTCAATTGAAAAAATTTGGGAGGAGTGGTTTAAGGAAGTATCCAAAGAATTTTCTCCTGAGCTGAGAGTAGTGGTTAAGGAGAGAATTAAAGGATACATCTACGCCCTTCTCTCAGGTGAGGACTCCGAAAAAATAGTGGAACAAATCGATGATGAACTGATTGAGAGGATAATCAGGAGTGGAAGCAAACCGGAAGATGTAGTCAGAAGAATGGAACTCTTCGCAAATAAACTTTCTGAATACGAAGAGTTCGAGAAGGTTGCGAAGAACTTTGCAAGGTTTGTTCCAGCACTTCTGAGGAAAATGTTGGGTGTTTATGAGAGAATTTTGCAGGAAGAGCAAGAAAGAAGGAAAAGGGCTGAGAGAGCTTTAAGGGTCTTGAGCAAGGTTAACGAAGCTGTAACCAGAGCAAGCGATGAGGAAGAGCTGCTAAAGGAAGTCTGCAGGATAATTGTTGAGGAAGGCGGTTACGCCTACGCCTGGGTTGGGTATGCTGAGAAGGATAAGACTGTAAAGCCAGTTGCCGCTTCAGGCAATGACGACTATGCATGGGTAATAAAGGTTACCTGGAACGATAGCGAGACCGGTCGGGGACCTGTTGGCAGCTCAATCAGGCTTAGAAAAACTGTGGTGGTAAGGGAAACCGACGCAGACGAGTCCTTCAAACCCTGGAGAGAAGAAGCTTTAAAAAGAGGTTTTAGATCTGTAGCAGCCATTCCTCTTCACGTTGAGAACGAGGTAATTGGCTCTTTAGCCATCTACGCTCCAGAGCCAGACGCTTTTGACGAGGAAGAGCTCTCCCTGCTTGAAGAGCTTGCCGAAAGTCTCTCTAATGCAATCGCCTCCCTGAGAGAGAAAAAGGAAAAGGAGATGCTGGAGAAGCTGTACGAGCTTGTAGTAGAGAACACAGGAACAGCAATACTCGTAATCGAAAACGGAAAGATCGTTTTCGCAAACAAAGAGGTGGAAAAATTATCAGGATACAGCAGAGAAGAGCTTGTAGGAAAGCCTTTCACCATTCTGCTTCCTGAAGAAGATCGCAAAGAGATTCTAAGAATTCACAAACTAAGGCTTGCAGACCCCGAATCGGCTCCAAGACAGTACGAGATAAAGTATGTTGACAAAGAAGGCAGAATAAGGTATGCAATTATCACGGCTACGGTTATTCCCGGAACTAAAAGGGTTGTTGTCTCCTTAATGGATATTACCGAAGCTAAGGAGATGGAGAGAAAGCTAAAAGAAAGCGAGGAAAGGTACAGGGCTGTATTTGAAAACTCCCCTCTGGGAATAGTTCTTGCGTCAGTGGACACAACGATCCTTGACTGCAATAATGCAGCTTTAAGAATGTTCGGAATGAGAAGAGAAGACGTCATAGGGAAAAAATGGACCGAACTTGGCCTTTTTGATGACGCCAAGCTGCCCGAGATAATGAAGGAGTTTTACCGTGGACTGAGCGAAGAGTTCAGGGAGCTGGACTTGGAGGTAAACATTGGTGGGAAATTAAAAATCCTAAAAGTGTTTCCGGTTTTGCTTAAAAAAGAGGGGGTTCCCTACACATTTCTTAACATAATTGAGGATATCACCGAAAAGATGATTGCGGAGAGAAAGCTAAGAGACGCTCTCGAAAGCCTTCAGATTCTGAGATCAGTCGATTTGGGAATTATAGAGGGCAAAAACCTTCGAGATATGCTTCTTGAAGTGGCAAAGGTTGTAAGGCGAAAGATTGGCTGTGATGTTATTGCTATCAGGGTTTTCGGTGAAAATGGCTTTGTTGTTTCAGATCCTGAGATTGGAAGATCTGTTTTAGAGAAAATAGACGCTGAGAAAGAGGTCGTGGTAAATATTCTGGAAAAAGATGATTTAAATGAACTGGAGGTAGAGCTGCTCAAAGGCGGATTTGCTCGCTATGTCTCGATACCCTTAATAGCAAGAGATGAGAAAGTAGGAGTGATATTTGCAGCAAGCAAGGGAATTGAGGGGAAGGATATCGATTTCCTCAAAACAACAGCGGGACAGCTTGCTATAGCCATACACGAAGCGTTACTGTTTGAGGCTAAGATGAAAGCATACGAGCAGATAGAGAAGAACATAGAGCAGTTTGCAATTTTAGTTGACCACATCCGCAATCCTTTGGCTGCTGCACAGGGATACGTTGAGATATTCGTCGAGAACGAGGAAGCGAAGAAAAAAATTAAAGAGCAGCTTGACAGAGTGGTGGAGCTGGTTGAGCAGCTCGAGAGGGGGTGGGTTGAGTCTGAGGCAATAAGAGACTATTTAAGAAGAGAGCGTGAAGAAAGGAGGTGA
- a CDS encoding response regulator has translation MVVEDDSAVLETVQIMLGDKYEIIPATNGEEAVKKYKMFKPDVVLMDVMMPVMDGVEATKEIKKIDPQAKIIGLTAYARKKGKELLDAGALEVVEKPFTRRQLIEVIEKYLE, from the coding sequence ATGGTTGTGGAGGATGATTCAGCAGTTCTCGAAACCGTGCAGATTATGCTGGGTGATAAGTACGAAATTATACCCGCAACGAACGGTGAGGAGGCAGTAAAGAAGTACAAGATGTTCAAACCAGATGTCGTGCTAATGGACGTCATGATGCCCGTAATGGACGGTGTTGAGGCAACTAAGGAGATAAAGAAAATAGACCCTCAGGCAAAGATAATAGGCCTCACTGCCTATGCCAGAAAGAAGGGGAAGGAGCTGCTTGATGCAGGAGCGCTTGAAGTTGTTGAAAAGCCCTTTACGAGGAGGCAGCTGATTGAAGTCATAGAGAAATACTTGGAATGA
- the glmM gene encoding phosphoglucosamine mutase yields the protein MRAGGAGELFGTNGVRGIANSELTADMALNLGRTIGTLRQGKIAIACDTRISSSMLKSAVSAGIMSTGSDVVDIGIAPTPALQYYVKETDCSAGVIVTASHNPREYNGIKFVQENGVEFYREMDEESERVYMSKKFRIAEWSEVGQLYQDNSGLRKYIEAIINSVELDKSYRVAVDCGNGAGCFTTPEILKELGCDVYGINCNPDGRFPARNPEPVEASLDLLKKAVVDFRADFGVAHDGDADRAVFVDEKGNFVNEDVMLALMAKHYVEKNGGGLVVTPVSSSKCVEDAVKMAGGEIIYTAVGSPVVAKVMIEKEAVFGGEGNGGLIFPEHLIARDGGMSVAKVLELLDEKRKRLSELAAEIPRYHIVKGKVECREKKRLLEGLKEEFPEANHIDGARIDFEDGWVLIRPSGTEPIARVYAEAKTEDRARELYELGLRAIKKILG from the coding sequence ATGAGAGCAGGAGGAGCCGGAGAGCTTTTTGGAACCAATGGAGTTAGAGGGATTGCAAATTCCGAGCTTACAGCCGATATGGCTCTAAACCTTGGCAGGACCATTGGAACGCTAAGGCAGGGCAAGATAGCCATCGCATGCGACACGAGAATTTCAAGCTCAATGCTCAAATCTGCAGTTTCGGCTGGAATAATGTCCACTGGCAGTGATGTTGTTGACATCGGCATTGCCCCCACACCGGCCCTTCAGTATTACGTGAAGGAGACGGACTGCTCAGCAGGGGTTATAGTGACTGCAAGCCACAATCCGAGAGAGTATAACGGCATCAAGTTCGTTCAGGAGAATGGGGTGGAGTTCTACAGGGAGATGGACGAGGAGAGCGAGAGAGTTTACATGAGCAAGAAGTTCAGGATCGCAGAATGGAGCGAGGTGGGGCAGCTTTACCAAGACAATTCGGGGCTGAGGAAGTACATAGAGGCCATCATCAACTCAGTTGAGCTTGACAAATCCTACAGGGTTGCCGTTGACTGTGGAAACGGAGCTGGCTGCTTCACCACTCCCGAAATTCTGAAGGAGCTTGGCTGCGACGTTTATGGAATAAACTGCAACCCCGACGGCAGATTCCCCGCAAGAAATCCCGAGCCTGTAGAGGCTTCGCTGGATTTGCTGAAGAAGGCTGTTGTTGACTTCAGGGCAGATTTCGGCGTTGCTCACGATGGAGATGCTGATAGAGCGGTTTTTGTTGACGAGAAGGGAAACTTCGTCAATGAGGATGTGATGCTCGCTCTCATGGCAAAGCACTACGTTGAGAAGAATGGAGGGGGGTTGGTGGTAACTCCAGTCTCATCCTCAAAATGCGTTGAAGATGCGGTTAAGATGGCTGGTGGAGAGATTATTTACACCGCCGTAGGCTCGCCAGTGGTTGCAAAGGTGATGATTGAAAAGGAAGCTGTTTTCGGCGGAGAGGGAAATGGTGGGCTGATTTTCCCAGAGCATCTCATTGCGAGAGATGGGGGGATGAGCGTTGCAAAGGTTCTGGAGCTTCTTGATGAGAAAAGAAAGAGGTTGAGCGAGCTTGCGGCTGAGATTCCAAGATACCACATTGTAAAAGGCAAAGTGGAGTGCAGGGAGAAGAAGAGACTGCTTGAAGGGCTGAAGGAGGAGTTTCCCGAAGCCAATCACATCGATGGAGCGAGGATTGACTTCGAGGACGGGTGGGTTTTAATTCGCCCCTCAGGGACTGAGCCCATTGCAAGGGTTTATGCGGAAGCAAAAACTGAGGATAGGGCGAGGGAGCTTTACGAGCTGGGATTGAGGGCGATAAAAAAGATTTTAGGCTAA
- a CDS encoding ATP-binding protein, translating to MQDVFREVVEIAPFPALLHNEIGVIVYANKAFERVFGYSREEVLQRIFVELVHPRDREKAENAMRRRLAGETVEPFLIKVRGKDGNYRTVQVFGSRARFMGEILGIIALSDVTKLEEQKVMLTLITRALRHDVLNALTTAMSYFEISREICKNCENSNYLEKLGLSIERAVKIIKDLREFEEAVVKGELERINVREIVEDVADHFNVPITIEGECEVVADRGLRAVFENLFQNAIQHGKTDRIEVTMKNVGDFCEIRVIDYGKGIPEEIKDNIFEEGFTYGEAASTGQGLYLVKKLVERYGGEIRVEDNSPRGAVFVVRLRAWVGE from the coding sequence ATGCAAGATGTATTTCGGGAAGTTGTGGAAATTGCCCCATTCCCTGCTTTACTACACAATGAGATAGGGGTTATTGTTTACGCAAATAAGGCCTTTGAGAGAGTTTTTGGCTACTCTCGGGAGGAGGTTTTGCAGAGAATTTTTGTCGAGCTTGTCCACCCCAGAGACAGAGAAAAAGCGGAAAATGCGATGAGGAGAAGACTTGCGGGGGAAACGGTAGAACCTTTTTTGATAAAAGTTAGAGGAAAGGACGGAAACTACAGAACAGTTCAGGTTTTTGGGAGCAGAGCACGTTTTATGGGTGAGATTTTGGGGATTATTGCTTTATCTGACGTCACAAAGCTTGAAGAGCAGAAGGTAATGCTAACATTGATAACCCGCGCACTAAGGCACGATGTGCTGAACGCCCTCACAACCGCCATGTCGTACTTTGAGATTAGCAGAGAAATTTGTAAAAACTGCGAGAATTCCAACTATTTGGAGAAACTGGGATTGTCTATTGAGAGAGCAGTCAAAATCATAAAAGATTTGAGGGAGTTTGAGGAGGCCGTAGTTAAGGGAGAGCTGGAAAGAATAAATGTCAGAGAAATCGTTGAAGACGTTGCAGACCACTTTAACGTGCCCATAACAATAGAGGGTGAGTGTGAGGTTGTGGCCGACAGAGGATTGAGAGCAGTCTTTGAGAATTTATTCCAGAATGCCATCCAGCATGGCAAGACGGACAGAATTGAGGTCACAATGAAAAACGTTGGAGACTTCTGCGAGATAAGGGTAATTGACTACGGCAAGGGGATACCGGAGGAGATAAAGGATAATATTTTCGAAGAAGGATTTACTTATGGCGAAGCTGCATCAACCGGACAGGGGCTCTACCTCGTTAAGAAGCTTGTTGAGAGATACGGTGGGGAAATCCGGGTTGAGGATAACAGTCCGAGGGGAGCGGTCTTTGTTGTCAGGTTGAGGGCGTGGGTTGGGGAGTGA
- a CDS encoding ATPase domain-containing protein, with product MEAVKTGIEGFDDIFGGFYRGQIILIAGNPGSGKTTFCAKFLYEGARRFGENGLYISIGESKEEFYEYMKKLGMDFEKLEKTGSFKYVEMLAPTSEDALMQLSRELTKNALELKATRIVIDSISPILSMNPETARAILHNALKTISRELKSVVLMTEEMPIGETRIGQGIEEFVVDGVIVLRLEVPEAGAPVRTMSVLKLRGKPLDRAVYNFEIGPPSGVRVLMHGIEELESNIDFNNKIATGIDGFDELLGGGIIRGTATAFVGPSGGGKTVLMLSAAANVAINGENVTYISFEEPRQQIEETLKFLGYGEVEGLEILSLNPRMISLRALYDILSKTVLDHRTMLFIDGLNAIRREFGEAFHRVVRDVVFQMKKNGITVVISLIGGTIKETLLSTIVDNVVELRVVEKDGELRREIAVRKARMSRASNEVKRLVFDGKPAVR from the coding sequence ATGGAGGCGGTAAAGACAGGGATTGAGGGTTTTGATGATATTTTTGGAGGATTCTACAGGGGCCAGATAATACTTATTGCCGGTAATCCCGGCTCCGGAAAAACGACTTTTTGTGCTAAGTTTCTTTATGAAGGGGCCAGAAGATTCGGTGAAAATGGACTTTACATAAGCATTGGCGAGTCGAAGGAGGAGTTTTACGAGTACATGAAAAAACTTGGGATGGACTTTGAGAAACTGGAGAAGACGGGCTCATTCAAATATGTGGAAATGCTCGCACCCACCTCGGAAGATGCGCTAATGCAGCTATCGAGAGAGCTAACTAAAAATGCCCTCGAATTGAAAGCGACGAGAATCGTCATCGACTCAATTTCTCCCATACTGTCGATGAATCCCGAGACGGCAAGGGCAATTCTGCACAACGCCCTCAAAACCATTAGCAGGGAGCTGAAGTCGGTTGTGCTGATGACAGAAGAGATGCCAATAGGCGAGACGAGAATCGGTCAGGGGATAGAGGAGTTCGTTGTTGATGGAGTTATAGTTCTCAGGCTTGAAGTTCCAGAGGCTGGGGCTCCTGTTAGAACGATGAGTGTGCTGAAGCTCAGGGGAAAGCCGCTGGACAGGGCTGTGTACAACTTTGAAATAGGACCTCCTTCAGGTGTGAGAGTGCTGATGCACGGAATAGAGGAGCTCGAGTCGAACATAGATTTTAATAACAAAATAGCCACCGGCATTGATGGTTTTGATGAACTTTTGGGTGGTGGCATCATCAGGGGAACTGCGACGGCATTCGTTGGACCTTCCGGAGGGGGAAAAACAGTGCTCATGCTTAGCGCAGCAGCCAATGTTGCCATTAACGGTGAGAATGTTACCTATATCTCCTTTGAAGAGCCAAGGCAGCAGATTGAAGAAACCTTAAAATTCCTTGGCTACGGAGAAGTAGAAGGTCTCGAGATTTTGAGCCTAAATCCGAGGATGATATCTTTAAGGGCGCTATACGACATACTATCTAAGACTGTTCTGGACCACCGCACAATGCTTTTCATCGACGGGCTGAACGCAATCAGGAGGGAGTTTGGAGAGGCTTTTCACAGAGTGGTTAGGGATGTGGTGTTTCAGATGAAAAAGAACGGGATAACAGTTGTTATCAGCCTAATTGGCGGTACTATCAAGGAGACTCTTTTAAGCACCATCGTTGATAATGTAGTTGAGCTGAGGGTGGTGGAGAAAGATGGCGAACTTAGGAGGGAGATCGCAGTTCGTAAAGCGAGGATGTCCAGAGCTTCTAACGAAGTGAAAAGACTCGTCTTCGACGGAAAGCCTGCGGTGAGATGA
- a CDS encoding C-GCAxxG-C-C family protein, with translation MEEAEKAKRRSIELLNETRNCAYSSFVALAEALNISLNEDMKNMAIGFAGGISGSGHICGALWGSIAAASLYTMKMMGDRRKIQNPLERYMPVYAKCAGIYRKFVELNGSPNCGDLNPNLDLVSVEQRRKCMEIVSRAVEITLSSLKDQKT, from the coding sequence ATGGAAGAGGCTGAGAAAGCGAAGAGAAGGTCGATAGAGCTTCTCAACGAAACGAGGAACTGTGCCTATTCTTCCTTTGTTGCCCTTGCCGAAGCTCTGAATATCAGTCTCAACGAGGACATGAAAAACATGGCTATCGGCTTCGCCGGTGGAATCTCGGGGTCGGGACACATCTGCGGGGCCTTGTGGGGCTCCATAGCAGCAGCAAGTCTTTACACTATGAAAATGATGGGGGACAGAAGGAAAATCCAGAACCCGCTGGAAAGGTACATGCCCGTCTATGCCAAATGCGCTGGAATTTACAGAAAGTTTGTTGAGTTAAATGGAAGCCCAAATTGCGGGGATTTAAATCCGAACCTCGACCTCGTGTCTGTGGAGCAGAGAAGGAAATGCATGGAAATAGTCAGCAGGGCGGTTGAAATCACGCTCTCCTCCCTCAAGGACCAAAAAACTTAA
- a CDS encoding SCP2 sterol-binding domain-containing protein: protein MKWGSAFRLAVKAFLFGLLWVVIGALLVTGGVFMFLTGVRILAFLAGFAGLFIMFFGFFAAVFKVGSDAFLEKYEASLQPVEVTYENQGFAMILGQLIDQALTKNPSKGNLVRDLEGNLVVEVTDMNAAATVEFNKGRITVYNGMPAKGKFSIISSDFETINSLATGKAGMLKTLKLLATGKLKIKGIRMARKFQSLLA from the coding sequence ATGAAGTGGGGTTCAGCGTTCAGGCTTGCGGTTAAGGCCTTTCTGTTCGGACTGCTGTGGGTTGTTATAGGAGCCCTGCTGGTTACTGGTGGAGTATTCATGTTCCTCACAGGCGTCAGGATTCTCGCATTCCTTGCAGGGTTTGCAGGTCTGTTTATCATGTTCTTCGGCTTCTTTGCAGCGGTGTTCAAGGTTGGAAGCGACGCGTTCCTTGAGAAGTACGAAGCTTCACTTCAGCCTGTGGAGGTTACCTACGAGAACCAGGGCTTTGCGATGATACTCGGACAGCTCATCGACCAGGCTCTCACAAAAAACCCCTCCAAAGGAAACCTTGTGAGGGATTTGGAGGGCAATCTGGTTGTTGAGGTTACAGACATGAACGCAGCGGCAACGGTTGAGTTTAATAAGGGCAGGATAACGGTTTACAACGGAATGCCCGCAAAAGGGAAATTCTCTATCATCTCTTCCGACTTTGAGACCATCAACTCCCTCGCAACGGGAAAGGCGGGAATGCTGAAAACTCTAAAGCTTTTAGCCACCGGAAAGCTAAAAATAAAGGGCATAAGGATGGCAAGAAAGTTCCAGAGCCTCTTAGCCTAA